AAAAAATCAAATAAAGAGCTAATAAATTGCTTTAAAGACTATATTGATATAGCTGATGCAAGTTATGCAATGCTTCATAATGTATTTGAGAATGAAAGAAATGGACTTGATGAGCTTTATGATAAATAAAGTAAGCTATAAAAATACCCAAAATAAATTTTTATCTGCATAATAAATTTTAATAAACCCCAAACAGCACATAATAAATTAATAATATTATAAATACAATAACAATAAAATATCCAAACTAAAATTTCAAACATAAAAGGATAATCAATGAAATTTCTAGCTATAACACTCTTACTTCTAACAAGTATATTCTTAATAGCTTGCTCAGCTAATCAAGCAAACAAAAAGATAAGTAACTCTGAGCTAGAAAACTTAGCTAAACAATATGGTGGAGTATATATATTTGATGAGAAATTTGAGAAAGAGATAGAGAGACAAGAACAAATAAGAGATAGTAAAAGAAAAGAAATTTTAGAGAGAATAAAGACAATACCTAATAAAAATGAAAGAAATCAAAAAATGAGAGAAATTTTAAAAACAGAGTTTTACGATAATCCAAAAATGGATCAAACCCTCTCAAATGGTAAAAAATACTACATTCGCTGGATAGATTATGAAAACCAAACTGGTAAAAAAGCTAAAATTTCTGAGGTCTATATAAATAAAATAATTGAGTTTATAGGTTTAGAAAATTTTAACAAAGAAAAACCATATTTAGATTTAGGAAAATTATATGTAGATGATAATGGAGAAATAGTTCCTATAAGCATAGATGTTTATTATGAAACATACAGTACTAAATATGGCTTATTTGGAGATGAAGGAATGGGAATAAGCTTTAGTAAAAAAAGTATAGTTCCAGTAAGCGGTGGAAACAAATTCATTCTAACAAACAACAAATTTATAAAAGCAAACAAGGACAAGTAAGTGCAAACTAAAAAATCAAATAAAGAGCTAATAAATTGCTTTAAAGACTATATTGATATAGCTGATGCAAGTTATGCAATGCTTCATAATGTATTTGAGAATGAAAGAAATGGACTTGATGAGCTTTATGATAAATTTGGTAAAGATAATGTCCCTGAAAACATTGTAAATTCTTATAGAGAAAATGAAAAGAAAAAGCCTGTTTGGAGATATGCAGATGATATTACCTTGGGTGATAAAATTGATATAAGCAATGAAACAGACACATCACAAACAAACAATAGAAAATTTGGTGACCTTACCGCTTATGCTCTTTGTATAGAAGCAAGATTTATGGCAGATAAAATAGTAAAGAAACCAGTTGGGGCAAATGGAGAAACAAAAGATACTGAACTCAAAAATGATGTAAAAAATTTTATAGCTTTGGTACCAGATCAGCCACCCTATATCTTTTATAAGCCTGAATCCCTCTCTCCTCGCACAAAACTATTTGTTAATCGCTATGAGCTAGTAAAGCACATACCTAATCAAAAATCAGGTTTTAGCTCAACTATATTTTATGACACTCTTAAGTCAAACTATATAATAGGCTTTAGAGGAACAGAGATGAAAATAAACGATCTCTTAGATGATGCCTTTATGGCCATCACATCAAGAGCGCTTATGCAAATATCTGCTTTAAAATCACTTCAATCCTCTATGCAAGAAGCTATAAATTCTCATAGTCAAAACTTAAGTGGCTTAGATAACATCGCTAAAGACATCATTTTATCAGGTCACTCATTAGGAGGTCATCTAGCTCAAATATATGCAGTAACCTTTAAAGATAGCGGAGTAAAAGAACTTTATACTTATAACGCTCCAGGAATTTATGGTGGCATATTAGCTTCAGCTTTTACTTGGAGCTTAAGGCTTCTTAGCTTTGTAGCCAAAGCCATAGCAAAAGGTGCAAGATGGATAGCAAGAGTCATAGATAAAGATGGCTTTATAGGAAAGATGGTAGGCTCAGTCTTTAATAAGATAAAAGGCATGTTTGGCTTTAAAGATGATAAGAGCAGCGTAGATGAATATGTAGATGTAGTTAAAAATAATGAACAAGCTCAAAAGACTCTTGCAGATAAAAAGGTGAGCTCTAATATAAATAAAGCTAGCAAAGAAAAAGATATAGACATAGAGATACATCACGTAGAGAGCGTTAAACAAAGTATAAATAGAGATGAAGATAGCTTTTCAAAAGATGTAGCTGTTTTGATAGAACCTACCTTTTCGGTCATATCTGATCTAGGCTATAAGCTAGGCATAGATACAACTGGCGAAGTAAAGTATGAAAATACCGAGAATAGACACTTGGTGAATATATTAATTAGATCTCACTTTTTAAAAGAGAGCGTTTTGGTTTTATATATGTTGTGTTATCTCTTGGAAAACAAAGAAAATGAAGCCAAGATAGAGGGTAAAGATATAGCTGAAGCACTTGATTATCTAAATGAATATATCCAGTCTCTTAAATTTAAACTAAAATGCATAAGATCGAAGTTAAATTTAGATGTAAATATAGATGATATAAGTGATGCTTCTATGCTAGATACGCCTTTATATATCTTTTATGCTTATTTAAATCTCTTTTACGAATATGGCAAATTTAGTGATGAAAATTTTAAGCAAGATATGGTCGGGTATATAATAGAAAATTTAGGCAGCAACATAGATAAAAATAGCAACAAAGAAGCACATCTAGTAAAGATACTAGATATAGATGATCTAGATAAACTAGATGCGACAAAGATAGTAAGTGATGCTAGAGCTGGCGATATAGATATGCTAGTGGCAATTTGTGCTTTGAATTTATTTGTATTTGAAAAAAAGATAGATGTAAATGAGCTTGGTAAATACTTCTCTTATAGCAAAAACATCTATAAAAATATAACGATACTACGAGACAATAGAGTAGATATAGCAGAGGCTAGCATCTTTGTAAAAGATAGAATAGATATGCTAAAGAGCATAATAAATCTAAAATATGCGGATCTAGCAAAGCTAAAAGAAAATGAAAATTTCTTGGCTAGCATAGACTCTAAGGACATAAGCTCTAGTGATGAAGCCATAGTAATAGCTAATAATAAATCTGCTCAAAATAACGATGATGTAGCCTACAGCAATAAAGTAGCAACCGATGATATAAAAGCTCTTATGAATGAGAGTGTAGGAAGTATCTTTTATAAAAACAACGATACCCTTAGTGTAAGTGCAGTAGATAAAAGTATCGTTGATGTTGAAGTATTAAAGGAGATATTTAATCTAGATAGTAAAAATATGAATCAAAGAATATATCTAAACTCTGCCCTTTTGTCTAAAGCCAATGAAGAGGAGGATTATCCACTTTATTTTAAAGACGAAAAATATAATAGTGATGAGAATATCCCTCTAAATTTTACTCATCAGCCAAGAGACGAGGATAAAGATATAGGAAGGCTAAATGTTGCTTATAGAAATTCTCAAGCAAATATATTAAATTATTCACTACTAAATAAGAGTCTAAATATCGATCTAAAACCAATGAGCAAAAAGACTAAAGAGGCTCTTTCAAATTTAAATCAAAGGCAAAATTTACAAAAAGATAATCAATCTAAAGAAATTTCATCCACTGCGACTTCATGCCCTGTCATAGAAGACGACACTATCATTTGCCCACATGGTGGTCATGTGATATTAAAAAGTAGGGCAGGCAGGAGCATAAGATCAGATGATCAAGGCGTGATACTTGATGTTGATTTTATAAATTCACCGATAGTAGGCTGCTCAGCTAGGACCCCATGCGTCATAGTAGCTTATGTACCAAGATCGGCACTTAGTTTAAAAAGTATGAATGATCACTACGCTGTAATGCAAGATCTAGTGCCAAACTGCCTAAGCAACACCGGCTCTTCGCTAAGGTGCATAAAAAAAGAGAATAAACTAAAACTAGAGCATAGTTTAAGTAATCCTGGTATGCAAGATAGTAGCGAAGTAATAAAAGATATAAATTTAAATAATGCCTACATAAGGCTTCATATAAAATCAGCCCTTAATCAAACAGATAATCTTGCCGTTTGTATATATAAGCTAAATGATGTGGAATATAAAAACCAAGAGGGATTTAAAGAAATGGAGCTAAATTTAGACGAAGGCTCTGATATAAAAGATAAGAAGCTAAAAGAGTATCTAAAGGCCCGATTTAGAGATGATAAATTTAGTATCTCATCATTTAACTTTAAATACTCGCTTATGGATAAAAATTTTATTTTTATTACCCCTAAATATACTGAGCCTATCTATAAAGATATGACGCTTCCTAAGAGCGGGATAGGATTTTTTCAATTTGTAGATGATATTAGCGACGATAACAATCTTATCTATATTACGCCAAGTAAGGCAAAAACAGTATGTATAAAATTTGCTTGCGGGTTAGATAGTGAATATAGCGATGATATAAATATAATTAAAATAGTAGTGGTGGCATAACGATGAATGATATAAATATAACCTACTCTTGCGAAGAGAGTTTAAAAAAGATAAAAGAGTACATGGCTGATGCAAAGAGTGTGACGCTTTATACGTCTAGTTTAAACTATCTCTCTTCATATTCTGGCAATATAATTGCGGAGATTGTCTCTGATCTTATCTATTGTAAAGATAAAGATAAAGACATATCAATAATAACTGATTTTTATGTAGACAAAGAGAGCTTTAAAGATAGCAAACTAAATAGAGTAAGGGAGTTTAAATATAAAGGCATTCCGGTAAAAGTAGTTCATAAAAAAAGTGCTATTGATAAATTCTTTGAAAATTTAAGAGAAGGGCTTACTCCTTTACAAACAAAAATACATAATCAAGAGATATTGGATTTAGCTCAAGATGAGCATGATAGAGAGTTGCTAAAAGATGGTAATGAAGTAGAAGATAAACCATCAAGTTTTTATCATATGTTTGAGCTTATTGTTTCTAATTATAATGAGGCTAAAAATATTTTAAGAGATTGTTTAAAAACTCTAAAAAATGATCTACTAAATGACGCTAAATCATTGATAGCTAGTGAAGGATTAGACGAGGCCAAATTTGAAAGAAGCATAAAAGAGTGTTTTGATGAGCTAGATAAAAATTTAAAAGAGCTAAGCTCGGAAAATGGAGAATTTATAATAAAACAAATAGCTCTTTTTATATTAAGTCTAGTTGATATAACCGATCCAAAGGCCATAATAAAAAAATCAAATCTTGGTTTTGTGGCTTATGAGCTTGGAAAGATGGCGTATGCAATTCATGAATATGATAGCAATAGGGTATTTTACGGTGTATCCTTACCAATACTAAGTTTTTTTACATCCAGATTTGCTTCTATCGTAAATACTTTAAATATAAGTTCAAACTGCAATGTCTTAGTGTTTAAAAGTGATAAAAATTCTAGATCTAGTTTTTTCTTGGACTTTACTCACTTAAATTTAGACTACCGCCCTTTTAAATATAGCATTAACGAAAAAGAGACAAACTATAATACAGATGAAGGATATAGTGTATATGGATATTTAGATGATGTATCTGTATTTGATTACTCCAAAGAGGTTTGCTCTTATGACGCGGTAAATAAAAATTTAGGCTTTGGCTCAAGTGATGATACTTTATTTAGTAGATTAAAAGATGAGATAAAAAGTACAAATGCAAATTTAAATTTTATCTGTGCTTCAAATTTTAACTCTATAAAGTTAGCTAATCTAATAGCAGATAAATCCGATAAAAATAATACCTCAGTAAATGATGAGATGAATAGTAAAGACTTCTCAAATTTAAATAAAAACTACATTGTTCTTTCAAACTCTCCTTTTAGATCAAGTGCAGGATTAAGAGAGGAAGTTATTAGTAAAAGTCTTGATCAAACTATAAAAGATGATATAAATAGATCAAAAAGTAGCAACCTGGTAAAACAAAAATTTAATGACATAAAGACTCTAAATCCAGTAAAAGACTATAGCAAATATAGTATAGATATAGATCAAAACAATGATAAATCAACTCTTTTACTAAATTTATCTCCATTTGCAAGGATAGAAAAAAGCTATATAGATAATATTGAAGAGAACAAAGAAAAATATAGTGAAAGCTATACAGAAGAAAATAGTAGCGATGCTTATGATTTTCAATTAAGCAAATTAAAGTACGATGAGCTTTTTGATATAAATGTCTCTCATATAAATGCTTATGCAAAGCAACCAAATGATATGGAGAAGATAAAAGAGAGTGAAAAAGAGTATATGGAAAAATCAACTCTAGCATTTAAAGCAGTCTTTGACAGAGTTAATAAAAATGTTAGTGATAGAATGAATTTCGAAGATGACTGCTATGATAAGATAGAAGCGATAAAAGAGTATGAGATATTAGGAGATATAGACTCTGTAAAAAGTACCGTAAAAGACATACTAGATGATCAGCCAACTCCGTACTACTCTCTTTTAGAAGTACTTTGCCTTGGCGTGGCTTACTTTATAATGACCAAAAGCTATTCAGGAGAGTTATTAAATAAATCTATAAAAAACTCCCGTGAATATATAAAAATAGGTGATGAAGAGATAAGTACTATAAATGTAAATTCTTTTGTGAAATTAGGTGATATTGATATAAGATTATTCTTTTATAAAGATAGTGCTAAAAGTAGTGGATTAAACAAAAATGAGTATCTATGTATAGAAGAGATTAGTGATTATATGGATGGCGCAGGAAATACTAAGGATGTATATAGCATAAAAGAACTTTTGGAAGAAAATGATAGTAGTGTAAGTACAAATATAAAAGATCCTTTACAAAGTGATCTAATGAAGCTTCTAATAGAGCAAGCCAATGATATAGATGAAAGCTGCAAGAAAGATAAAGCTTTTATAAAAGAAGTGATAGTTTCTAAGGATAAAGATGTCTTAAAAAAAGCCATAGACTTAGAAGATAAGGCTTATCATAATGATAGAGATATGGATAAAGAGGTAAGCTCTTTACTCGTAAAAACAGCCATTGAAGGATTATTCCCAATAGCAGGCTTTGCAAGTGAAGATGGCATATCTAAAATTTATGAGATGCTTAGCTCTTTTATATTTGAAAGGGATGCAAAGAAATTAAAAGATGCTTTTTTAGACGAGCTTGGAGTATTAAATTTAATAAAGAAACTATTTAGTGCAAAAAAGACTAAACAAATAGATGAATATTTTTTGTATATCACAAGATTAAAAACTACAAATATAGTACTTCAAAGATCAAAGCTAAATTTAATTTTGCAAGCCCAAAATACCTCTATGCTTTATAGAACGATAGAACATTTTAAACTAAATATATCTTACAGCGAGATAACGACATATACTTTTATGAGATACACATATAGCTTTAATATAAGAGATGTAGAGCTTATGAAAAAAGAAATCAAAGACTATACTAAAACTCTTGGTAAAGACATAGGTATCTCTATGATAACCGGTCTAATAGAACTTTATAAAACATCATATGAAAAACTAGAAGAGAACTACAACGAAATAATGCACACAAGATATACATATAAATTTAATGAAGCTTACGCATTAAATAATATCTCATATAAACCTATGTCTATAAAAGAAGCTTATGATAAAAATAGTACAAATACCTATTGCTACTATCCAGTAATGATCTATCAAAACTATATAAGCCTAAATTTAAATAGACTATTTTTAGGAGCTAATATAAGTAGTGGAGGACTAGACTATAACTCATTTATCTACTATGATATAAACAATAAACAAAGCAAACTCTCACATAACCTTGCTTCAAAGCTAGCACTAAATAACCTTAGTGCTTATCTATGTTTAGATGAACTAAGAGGAGCTGGTAATGAGATAGATGCAAACTACTTTAAATATGCAAGAAGCAGATATACAAACTCAGATGTAGAGATAAGAGGATTAAATTTAGATGTAAAAGAGGAGAAAGAAATTTATGATGTGTATAAGCAAAATATATTAGCAGGTGATAGTGAAGATGCCGAATACGCAATAGACTCTTATCAAGAAGCAGTAAAAATCATAAATTTATTTAAAAAAGGAATCTTTAACACTAGCGATGAAAACAATCACTCTAATCTCTCAAGAGATCTGGTAGAGGCTCTTGATACTATTGGCAACAATAACATTAAGGGCGTGTATGTGGGGTGCAAGGCACCTAAAGAGAAGGAAAGAAGCCAAGATGAAATCCCTCCTCGTCTAATCGGTCGTCTAGCCACCACCATAGTCATGGAAGATGGTCTTTACATAGGATAAAAGATGAAAAAGATTATATTTGCAGCTTTAGCTATCTTAGTAATAGCTATATCGCTAATAGCAATAAATAAAAGAATAAATAAAGGAAATTTAATGGATAACAATAATACATATATAGTTATAGCTCACAATGGTAGAGAGGTAAAATTTGATAAAAATACAAATTTGATTGTTTATGATGGAAAAAAATCAGATAATACAAACAATGATCTTTCTTCAAAACTAGTCCTTAACTCCCGCTCCATCCTAGACTCATCTCCATATAAAAACTATAAACCACTATACTATAACCCTAAACCAAACTCTTTAGGTCAAACAGACTATCTATCATTTAAGCCATGGCTAGATATTAGCTATAAACCAAGCTCAACCAAACTATCACCTTGGACTAAATCAGAAAAAGCTTACTATGAAAGCTTAAAAGATAAAAGAGATAGATATATTTATCTAGTAAAAAGAAGTAATCTAAAATGTACTATGATAGATATTCCTGAAGATGCAATAGCTAGAGTAGATAGTAATGGCAAACTAACCAAACCAGAATACGCTGAAATTTATGATGAAGTAAATGCTAATAGAAATACTCTAAAATCAGAACTATTTGCAGCAGAGTGGAATATATGTGCCGGAACTTTAGGAAATACGGCTGGATTTTCAAGAGGAGTTGGGCTAGGATATGCAGGATTTAAAGCAAGAGCATATCAATCAATGTTTTTATCAGCCCAGCTTGGTAAAAAGGAAGCCCTAAGAGCTTTAGCTGATATGTTTGAATATTCTACATACCTAGCAGGTCTAAACAAAAATTTACAAATGGCAGAAGAGTTTAGAAAACTATTTACTAATCCTCCACTAGATGAATATGGTATGATGCCTTATCTTGATGAAATAGTAGGCAATTACTTTGTGATGGATTTTAATAGAGGTGGGGTGGCAGCAATGCCAGATAATTCTTTATATAAAGATCTAAGAGAGCTTGTAGAAGATAAAGGTGAGCTACTAGACCCCAGAGACTTTGATGCTAATGAAACTACAAGGGAAGAATTTATGAAATATGTAAAAAGTGAATTACCTAAATTCCAGGATAGGCTAGAACTTCCCGGTTTTCCTAAAGATTGGGATGATAGAACACTTACTCTTTTTATCGACTCCACCATCCTAGAATCCAAAATAATGTCCCTAACTCCACCTGAGGGTTATCCAAATGCTCCATACTACAACACACCAGAAGAACTAACAAGACTATATGAGGCTGGTAAATTAGATAAAAAGCTAAATCCACTAACACCAGTGATGTATAGAGAAAGTTTTCCTGAAGATCTTAGGCAAAAGATATTAAGCTATGCCAAAGAGCATAATATAAAGGATTAGATAATAAATTTAATACCTATGGCTCCATTTGGAGCCAAACTTCGTCTCCTAATAGGTCGCTATAACATAAGTATCATCTGGAATAGTATGAGAAGCTTTGCTTTTATGAAACAAACTTATATGTTTAATCCAAAAGATGTCGAAGCTATGAGAAATATGCTAAAAGGATATGGCAAATCACTAGGCAAAGATGTAGGAGTAGCTTTTCTTAAAGGTATGGTAGAACTTTATAAAACATCATATGAAAAACTAGAAGAGAACTATAAAGAGATAAAGCACGCAAGCAATATGTTTATCGCACTATAAACTTAAAAAAATAAATTAATTTTAGGAGATAATTAGACTTTTTTATAAGAAAAATCGCAAATAGCGTTATATACAAATTCTGATAAAGAATTTCAATATATTTTAATATCAAAATGAGCTGATTTTTGAAAAAATTAAAGCATATTTTTAAACTTGCTTTTAACTTTTTTGTTATAATATCCCATTAAAAATAAAAAGGATATTTTTTATCCTAATTAAGGTTTTAAATTTGAGAGTATATTTAGACAATAACGCTACAACAATGGTTGATCCTGAAGCTTTTGAGCTTATGAAGCCATATTTTTGTGAAAAATACGGCAATCCAAACTCGCTTCATAAATTTGGCTCTGAAACACATCCAGCTTTAAGAACAGCACTAGATCAGCTCTATGCCGGACTAAACGCAAAAGATAGCGATGACATCGTCGTTACCTCATGTGCGACTGAGAGCAACAACTGGGTAGTAAAAGGTATCTACTTTGACAAAATAGCAACTGGCGAGAAAAAGCGTATCGTAACAACCGCAGTTGAGCATCCAGCTATTTTGGCGACTTGTAAATTTTTAGAAAAATATGGCGTAGAGCTTACTGTTTTAGATGTAAATAACGATGGTATAGTCACGCCAGAACAGCTAAGGGCCGTAATGGATGAGAATGTAGCGCTTGTTTCTATAATGAGCGCGAATAACGAAACTGGCATGATCTTTCCTATAAAAGAGCTTGCTAGTATCGCTCATGAATATGGAGCTTTATTCCACACGGATGCTGTTCAAGCAGTTGGTAAGATAAAGATAAATGTTCAAGACCTTGACGTTGATTTTTTAAGCTTTTCTGCGCATAAATTTCATGGACCAAAGGGTGTTGGAGCACTATTTATAAAAAATAGTATGCCACTAAGTAGCTTGCTTCACGGCGGCGAGCACATGGGCGGACGTAGAAGTGGTACACTCGATGTTCCTGGCATCATCGGCATGGGTAAAGCACTTGAACTGGCAAATAAATTTATGGATTATGAACACTCTCATGTTCGCCGTTTGCGTGATAAGCTTGAAGATGCAATTTTGCAAATTCCTGACGTTAGCGTCGTTGGTAAAAAAGAGCAACGTGTGCCAAATACCATTTTGGCTTCTATAAAAGGCGTTGAAGGCGAAGCTATGCTTTGGGACCTAAACAAAGCTGGCATCGCAGCTTCAACTGGCTCAGCATGTGCAAGTGAAACATTAGAGAGTAATCCAATAATGGAGGCCATAGGGGCAGATAAAGAGCTAGCTCACACCGCACTTAGATTATCTCTTTCTAGATTTAATACAGAAGAAGAGATTGATTATGCGATCGAGCATATAACAAAAGCAGTAAATAGACTAAGAGGTATCTCTAGTACATTTGCCTACGCCCCAGAATGGCATAAGAGTGGATTATAAAATTTAAAGGAAATAACATGGCAAAGAATAATTTGATCGGAGGCTCTATCTGGGATGAGTATTCTAAGGTAGTGCAAGATAGGATGAATAATCCTAAATTTATGGGAGAGATAACCGAAGAAGATGCTAAAAAGGCAAACGCAAAGCTTATTGTGGCTGACTTTGGTGCAGAAAGTTGCGGTGATGCGGTTAGGCTATACTGGCTTGTTGATGAAAAGACAGACAAAATAATAGATGCTAAATTTAAGAGCTTTGGCTGTGGTACAGCGATAGCTAGCTCTGATACGATGGCTGAGCTTTGTATCGGTAAAACAGTCGATGAAGCAGTCAAGATCACAAATCTTGATGTAGAAAAGGCTATGCGCGACAATCCAGAAACGCCAGCAGTTCCACCCCAAAAGATGCACTGCTCAGTTATGGCGTATGATGTTATAAAAGCAGCAGCTGCAAGCTACAAGGGAATAGACCCAGAGCATTTTGAAGATGAGATCATCGTTTGCGAGTGCGCTAGGGTAAGCCTTGGTACGATTAAAGAAGTGATAAGACTAAATGACCTTCACACAGTTGAGGAGATCACGCAATACACCAAAGCTGGTGCATTTTGCAAGTCTTGCGTAAAGCCTGGTGGTCATGAAAAAAGAGAATATTATTTGGTGGATATTTTGCGTGATACTAGGGCTGAAATGGAGCGTGAGAAGATCGAAGCTCAAGCAAATGCCCAAGCAAATCACACTTTAGGTGACATTAGCTTTGAAAATATGACGATGGTA
This window of the Campylobacter concisus genome carries:
- a CDS encoding NifS family cysteine desulfurase, translating into MRVYLDNNATTMVDPEAFELMKPYFCEKYGNPNSLHKFGSETHPALRTALDQLYAGLNAKDSDDIVVTSCATESNNWVVKGIYFDKIATGEKKRIVTTAVEHPAILATCKFLEKYGVELTVLDVNNDGIVTPEQLRAVMDENVALVSIMSANNETGMIFPIKELASIAHEYGALFHTDAVQAVGKIKINVQDLDVDFLSFSAHKFHGPKGVGALFIKNSMPLSSLLHGGEHMGGRRSGTLDVPGIIGMGKALELANKFMDYEHSHVRRLRDKLEDAILQIPDVSVVGKKEQRVPNTILASIKGVEGEAMLWDLNKAGIAASTGSACASETLESNPIMEAIGADKELAHTALRLSLSRFNTEEEIDYAIEHITKAVNRLRGISSTFAYAPEWHKSGL
- a CDS encoding thioredoxin reductase, coding for MDNNNTYIVIAHNGREVKFDKNTNLIVYDGKKSDNTNNDLSSKLVLNSRSILDSSPYKNYKPLYYNPKPNSLGQTDYLSFKPWLDISYKPSSTKLSPWTKSEKAYYESLKDKRDRYIYLVKRSNLKCTMIDIPEDAIARVDSNGKLTKPEYAEIYDEVNANRNTLKSELFAAEWNICAGTLGNTAGFSRGVGLGYAGFKARAYQSMFLSAQLGKKEALRALADMFEYSTYLAGLNKNLQMAEEFRKLFTNPPLDEYGMMPYLDEIVGNYFVMDFNRGGVAAMPDNSLYKDLRELVEDKGELLDPRDFDANETTREEFMKYVKSELPKFQDRLELPGFPKDWDDRTLTLFIDSTILESKIMSLTPPEGYPNAPYYNTPEELTRLYEAGKLDKKLNPLTPVMYRESFPEDLRQKILSYAKEHNIKD
- a CDS encoding iron-sulfur cluster assembly scaffold protein NifU, which encodes MAKNNLIGGSIWDEYSKVVQDRMNNPKFMGEITEEDAKKANAKLIVADFGAESCGDAVRLYWLVDEKTDKIIDAKFKSFGCGTAIASSDTMAELCIGKTVDEAVKITNLDVEKAMRDNPETPAVPPQKMHCSVMAYDVIKAAAASYKGIDPEHFEDEIIVCECARVSLGTIKEVIRLNDLHTVEEITQYTKAGAFCKSCVKPGGHEKREYYLVDILRDTRAEMEREKIEAQANAQANHTLGDISFENMTMVGQLKAVESVIDKEIRPMLEMDGGNLEILDIRNDNGENTDIYIRYLGACSGCASGSTGTLYAIENVLQESLSPKIRVMPI
- a CDS encoding tRNA 2-selenouridine synthase, whose amino-acid sequence is MKFLAITLLLLTSIFLIACSANQANKKISNSELENLAKQYGGVYIFDEKFEKEIERQEQIRDSKRKEILERIKTIPNKNERNQKMREILKTEFYDNPKMDQTLSNGKKYYIRWIDYENQTGKKAKISEVYINKIIEFIGLENFNKEKPYLDLGKLYVDDNGEIVPISIDVYYETYSTKYGLFGDEGMGISFSKKSIVPVSGGNKFILTNNKFIKANKDK
- a CDS encoding Mbeg1-like protein, which produces MQTKKSNKELINCFKDYIDIADASYAMLHNVFENERNGLDELYDKFGKDNVPENIVNSYRENEKKKPVWRYADDITLGDKIDISNETDTSQTNNRKFGDLTAYALCIEARFMADKIVKKPVGANGETKDTELKNDVKNFIALVPDQPPYIFYKPESLSPRTKLFVNRYELVKHIPNQKSGFSSTIFYDTLKSNYIIGFRGTEMKINDLLDDAFMAITSRALMQISALKSLQSSMQEAINSHSQNLSGLDNIAKDIILSGHSLGGHLAQIYAVTFKDSGVKELYTYNAPGIYGGILASAFTWSLRLLSFVAKAIAKGARWIARVIDKDGFIGKMVGSVFNKIKGMFGFKDDKSSVDEYVDVVKNNEQAQKTLADKKVSSNINKASKEKDIDIEIHHVESVKQSINRDEDSFSKDVAVLIEPTFSVISDLGYKLGIDTTGEVKYENTENRHLVNILIRSHFLKESVLVLYMLCYLLENKENEAKIEGKDIAEALDYLNEYIQSLKFKLKCIRSKLNLDVNIDDISDASMLDTPLYIFYAYLNLFYEYGKFSDENFKQDMVGYIIENLGSNIDKNSNKEAHLVKILDIDDLDKLDATKIVSDARAGDIDMLVAICALNLFVFEKKIDVNELGKYFSYSKNIYKNITILRDNRVDIAEASIFVKDRIDMLKSIINLKYADLAKLKENENFLASIDSKDISSSDEAIVIANNKSAQNNDDVAYSNKVATDDIKALMNESVGSIFYKNNDTLSVSAVDKSIVDVEVLKEIFNLDSKNMNQRIYLNSALLSKANEEEDYPLYFKDEKYNSDENIPLNFTHQPRDEDKDIGRLNVAYRNSQANILNYSLLNKSLNIDLKPMSKKTKEALSNLNQRQNLQKDNQSKEISSTATSCPVIEDDTIICPHGGHVILKSRAGRSIRSDDQGVILDVDFINSPIVGCSARTPCVIVAYVPRSALSLKSMNDHYAVMQDLVPNCLSNTGSSLRCIKKENKLKLEHSLSNPGMQDSSEVIKDINLNNAYIRLHIKSALNQTDNLAVCIYKLNDVEYKNQEGFKEMELNLDEGSDIKDKKLKEYLKARFRDDKFSISSFNFKYSLMDKNFIFITPKYTEPIYKDMTLPKSGIGFFQFVDDISDDNNLIYITPSKAKTVCIKFACGLDSEYSDDINIIKIVVVA